The segment AAgcgggaccccttccagggcccaaaagtgggctcttgtctaacacttggaaatgaactgtctgaggagacacatctgctgacaaagcaagagactttattgggaaggggtgctGGGTGgaaagcaggaggggaagggaacccaggagaactgctctgccacgtggctctcagtcgcgggttttatggtgatgggattagtttccgggttgtctttagccaattattctgactcagggtccttcctggtggtgcacgccttgttcagccaagatggatgccagagagaaggattctgggaggtggtcggacatgtggtgtctccttttgacctttcctgaactcttccggttggtggcagcttattagttctgtgttccttaccaggacctcctgtcataaaactactcatgcaagtggttactatgctgcctggccagggtgggcggtttcaatcagtgtgcttcccctaacactgtggccactgctgagttttccaaatttgctggcatattgagtgcagcactttcacagcatcatcttttaggatttgaagtagcccagctggaattccatcgcctccactagctttgttcgtagggatgcttcctaaggcccacttgacttcacactccaggatgtctggctctaggtgagtagtcacaccatcgtggttatctgggtcattaagatcttttttgtatagttctgtgtattcttgctaccccttcttaatctcttctgcttctgttaagtccataccatttctgttctttattgtgcccatctttgcatgaaatgttcccttggtatctctaattttcttgaagagatctctagtttttcccattctattttttcattatgaCCCTCTACAACATCGATCAAGGGAAGCATGGACTCTGTCGACCTTTGCCCCAGTTCTATGCTGAATTCCTCTCTAACTCCTGATCCATATCATCAAGGAACATGCTAGCCTGCAGAAAGTCAAGGGTTAACATGCTCACTTCCACCCTTCTCCACACCCAGCCCCTCCTGCTTAAAGTATGTGGCactaaggatttttttaaattaaatattggaGGAATGACTCTATTGAAAGAGTTGTCCTGCTCCTCATTTTATGCTGACCAATTGGATTTTAAACAGTGTCTCCCAAAGGCAATGGAGTTTTGCTTTGTCTTAGTTAATGCTGAGCATTGAGCATTCGTGGCTGCTGTTAGATTTAATTGTCTCTTCAGGCTACTTTCTACGGTTTATAATAAAACCATTATGAAAATAGGGCAGTCATCCAGAGTATAGGATTTGCTGGCGgctgtgggagggaagaggaggggtAAGAGTAGGGAGCAGGCAGAGACAAACAAGCTTTGGGGTTCTGATACTTACCTCCCCCTTCTGAATTTTAGATATTGTTTGGGGCTGATGGAGGAATAAATGTACAgatattctttgtttctttgtgtgtgcgtgttttCTACCAGTCTTGGTCCATATTCACATCCACTTACCTAAGTTTGAGTTATAATGTGACAATCTTttgtgtacttttttctttttttttggccacgctgtgTAGCACGTGAGATTTCATAGTtgcccaaccaggaatcaaacctacatcccctgcattggaagcacagagtcttaaccagcagACTACCAGTGAAGTTCCCACGTTCTGTTTTTAAACTTGGcattatattacatttttaatgatGTTACTTATTCctcatgctgtgctgtgtgctgtgtactcagtcatgtcctactctttgccaccccatggactgtagtctgtcaggctcctctgtccatgggattttccagccaaaaatactggagcaggttgccatttcctcctccaggggatcatcccaacgcagggatcgaacttcctgcgtctcctgcattgcaggcagattctttaccactgaaccactagggaagtttcCTTATTCCTTAtgagtagtttttaaaaacatacacagctttcctttctttctgactGCAATTGTAAAGTATATTCATCATTCTTAAAAATGCAGACAATatgcaaagaaagtgaaaaatcaccCTCAATATTTTGGAGTGTATCCTTCAAaacttttttctatatatatagtgatagtgaagtcgctcagttgtgtccaactctttgtgaccccatgggcagtagccaaccaatctcctccatccatgggatattccaggcaagagtactggactgggttaccatttccttctctctctatataaatacaaaaatggGATCATACCACCCTgccaaattacccatgacatttttcacagaactagaacaaataatcctaaaatttatatggaatcataaaagatccaaattgccaaagcaatcatgaggaaaaagaagaaagtaggaGGCCTAACTCTCCCAGACTtaagacaatactacaaagctacagtatcagaatagcatggtattggcacaaaaactgaCATATGGatcaatagaatagaatagagaaATAAAGCCACACACCTACAGCCAATTAGtcttcaacaaaggaggtaagaatatacaaatggaaaaaaaaaaaaaagcatttctccaagtggtgctgggaaagctggagagCCACAAGCAAaccaatgaagttagaacacactcgcacactgtacacaaaaataaactcaaaatggcttaaagacttaaatacaaGACATGACACTGTAAAAACCTCTAGAAGAGAATataagcaaaacattctctgacataatcATACCAATACTTTCTTAGAtctgtctcccaaggcaatagaaataaaggcaaaaataaacaaatggaacctaatcaaacttagaagcttttgcacagcaaaggaaaccataaagaaaatgaaaagacaaccacgaactgggagaaaatatttgcaaatactgtgaccaacaagggcttaatgtccaaaataaacaaacagctcatacaacttgataagaaaacaacaaacaactcaatcaaaaaatgggcagaacacctaaatagacatttctccaaagaagacatacagatggccaacgggcacatgaaaagatactcacatcactaattattatagaaatgcaaaccGAAATCACAGTCAGCTACCACCTCactctggtcagaatggtcattattattattttttaatctacaaataaaaaatgctggggaggatgtggagaaaagggaaccctcctacactgttagtgggaatgtaaattggtggaaatggaaaacagtatggaagttcctcaaaaacgaaaaatagagttgccacatgattcagcaatccaactcctgggcgtatatccaaacaaaaaccataattcaaaaagacacatgcacccctacGTTTATATCAGCAGTATTCagaaagccaagacatggaacaaccCAAATATCAATTGACAGATGAGTGGTTAAAGAAGATatgacacatatatatacaatggaatactactcagccataaaaaggaaagaatgccatttgcagcaatatggatggacctagagatactaagtgaagtaagtcagaaaaagtaagacaaatgccatataatattgtttataagtggaatctaaaatatggcacaggggcttccctggtggctcaagtaaagaatccacctgccaatgcaggagacatgggttcagtccctgatctgggaagatcccacatgccacggagccattaagcccatgtgccacaactattgagcctgtgttctagagcctgagagccggaaatactgagctcatgtgctgcaactcttgaagcctgagcaccctagagcccatgctccaaaacaagaaaagccaccaaatgagaagcccgtgtaccacaactagagagtggccccactctccacaaatagagaaaagcctgtgtgcaacaacaaagattcagcacagccaaaaaaaagaaaaaactaagctaaaaatagatacaataaaatttaaaaaattttaataataaatgtatttaataataaataataaatttaaaatttaaataataaataataaaatatgacacaaaggaaCTTATGTACGAAACAGGAATAGACTCACAGAGCAGACTTGTTGCCATCAGAGAGGGGTTGTGGGGGAAGGGTGGCTTAGgggtttgggattaatagatgcaaactattacacagAGCATGGTAAATAGGGAGCTATATTCCATATCTtgtgataaagcataatggaaaagaatgagagaaagaatatatgtctatgtataactgatcactttactgtacagtaaaaatcagcataacattgtaaatcaactatacatacaccaataaaataaattttaaaataaatgggatCATACCATACACGgtgttttagtttgttttccaCGTCATTAAATATAGagtagtaatttaaaattttaaaaatttaattaatatttaatctaAATTATTCATATAAATTTAATTTGCAGAGTGAAAATCAGTCATATCTTAATAACTGGGCTTCTTCCTTCATGGCTCACATGGccaagaatctgccagcaatgcaagaaACTCGCATTGgatctctgggtgggaaagatcccccggagaagatccagtatttttgcctggagaattccatggacagtggaggctggcgggctatagtccatggagtcacagactCAGACATGTATTTTAATAATCAGTACTATTTTAGTAGTGAAGtagtttttaattgattttaactttaatattagtatagtattttttaaagtattgatgTGCCACAGTTTATTTACCCTTTCCTATCCATGACAACTGTTTCCAAACTGTTACCACCGTAACTTTCCTCATttacatctctgctgctgctgctgctgctgctaagttgcttcagttgtgtctgactctgtgcgaccctatggtcagcagccctccaggctcctctgtccataagaatactggactgggttgccatttccttctcctacatCTTCTCTCCATAGGGCTAATTCCTCTAAGTAGaattgggaaagaatctgcctgcaatgcaggagacacaggcttgacccctgggttgggaagatctcctgaagaaggaaatgacaagccactccagtattcttgcctggagagaattccatggacagaggagcctggcaggctacagtccatggagtctcaaagagtcagagatgaccgAGCGCCTACACTTTCAGAATTTATGGGTCAAAGCAAATGCCTATTTAACATTttgtaatacatttttttaaactaattaccACTCCCAATAGAAGTGTGCCAAAGAGGTCCTCTCCCCTAACTCTTGCCAATATACTTACCCTTCTTAAAACAGCTGAAAAATAATCTTGAATTAATGTTCAGAGAACACACCTTCCAGTCTGGAAACAAACCTACCTTGTCCTCTAGGAAAGtcaaagtgcagtcgctcagttgcgtccaactctttgcaaccccatgcactgtggcccaccaggctcctctgtccatgggatgctccaggcaaagaatattggagtgggttgccatttccttctccaggggatcttcccgacccagggatcgagcctgggactccctcattgcaggcagattcttgaccatctgagccacccgggaagcttaCAACCGCTAGTTAAATATTCCTGTCACTCGCAGGTACCGCCGCCAGATGGCGAGAGAGAGGCCTGGGAAGACCGTGCGGCAGCAAGTGTTGGCAGACGGCGCGCTGACCCCTGCCGTCGAAGACGGGGGAGAGAGAGGACCAAACCGAGTGGAGAAAACGGGACCCGGGCCCAGAAAACAGGAAGGGACCGGCCAGGAGAGGGTGTCCAGCGATCCAAAGAAGATGCTGGTTAGGTGAGGGGACCGGGGCCGCAAGGTCTTACCACCGCCCTGACCCGCACGGCGAGCTGATGGGGGATGCAAGGGGCCGCGTAAGAGAGGAGGGGGTGGCGTAGCCCCGCACCCTGGAGCACCTCCAGGACAAGCCCGCTGGAGAGACGCGGGGAGTCCACCAGCCCCCTCTATGCCTGTGGCCTGGCTTCCCCCGAGGGCGACGCAGGAGGGAAAAGCCAGGCCGGACGGACTCCTACCCGAACCTCGGCGCTGCCGCTCATGGCGGCTGAGCCAAGGCAAATGACAGGAATTCTGTGCTTCTCGGCTGGTGTTCCAGGAAATAGGATCACGACTgagacttggggcttcccagtcgtGATCccggggcttccctcgtggcacggtcggtaaagaatccagctgcaatgcaggagatataagagacctgggttcgatccctgggtcaggaagatcccttgcagaaggaaatggcaacccactccagtattcttgcctggagaatcccatggacaaggaacctggcagacaacagtccgtggggtcacaagtatcggatacgactgagactaaaccaccaccatccctGGGACCTACCCCAGGGAAGAGTATGAGGGTTAATTGAGGTAATACTTGGTGTATAGTATTTTTGTATACTCCCTAAAAACGCCACAACCATCCACCCATCACCCAACACAGTGGGCTCCCTCCCTCCTGGAGGCTAAGGACGATGGAAGAGACGATGCATCCCGGGAGAGCTTGACGATGCTACGTTCTCCCTGCATCCTCTACCGCATTGTCCTCGGTCCTAAAAGGACGGCTAGGAAACCTCTTCTCGCTCTCCTCTAGGGGGAAGCCCACAGGGTAGCCCACTCTGTAACCAAGGGGGCTTGAATGGTACGCAGGCAGGAGAATTATTCCTAAAGCCTTACCCACGTTCAAAATCGAGAGCACCCAACAGTTCTCTTGGGAGAAGGGGTGCCCGCCCCTCTTGGGCAGCTGTGTGCCCCGACAAAATCCGGGGTGTGCCTGGCCCAAGCTGCTGGCTTGCAGGGCAAGCTCCAGGGCACCCCGAGGAACCCGGGCCGCGTGGGGGAGGGGCGCTGGGCTCTGTGTTGGCCGTTGCCATGGTTTTGCCCCGAGTTCCGAGTGCCACTCCCTGAGTCACCGGGGACAAGGGGACCCGGGGAGTGCCGCTATGAAGCCCATCAGCGCTCCTGTTGAGATGGAAGCCTCTGATGGGCAGGCGTACGAAAGGGAGAAGCCACTAGAGCAGGTGaagtggggctgggggtgtgaggggggaaggaaaggagggcCCTGCAGGGGCTGGCTTGGGAAGGCAGAAAAGATAAGTGTCAAGGaagaagagagggggaaaaaaatggtgaGGTTCACCAGTTGGTAAGAGACTGAAAGAACAAGAGAAGGTTAACTCATCCAGACAGATGTTTATCCAGGACATAGATACCTGGCAAGATGATGGGGGGGATTCCTGGCAAGATGATTGTCAGTTATGAAGACTCAtaggctggtgtgtgtgtgtgtatgtacatgtgtcaTGGTCTGTGTAGTTTGTATGGAGTGTTTATCCAGTTGACCAGCCAGGGTTCCCTCTCTCTGGAGTCTGGAGAAGCCTGTCCTGGAACTTCCCCGTGCCCCCTGAACACAGGCAGGACTTAATGCTCACTTGTGTTTTGACTCCCCcacgaggcatgcaggatcttagttccttgaccaaggattgaacctgtgtcccctgcagtggaaacttggactcttaaccactacgccaccagggaagtccctacgcTCCCTTTTCTGGGAGGCTTTTTAAAAGGCAAGTGTAAATCTCATGTCAATCTAATCCTGTGCTCTGACTTCAAGTGTTATTCTGAAGTCACCTCATTGTGATTCATTTTCAACTTCTTTTGCCCCAGCTTGCTGCCAGAAAGTTCCTTCTCATCATCACCATTACTGTCAGCCACTTTCCTGAGTGCCTGTTAGCCTGGCAAGAAGCTAAAGATTAGGAATACAAAGAAGTGGACCTGGGACTTAGGAACTCAATAAGTGTTTGCTGAATGAGCAAGTAAATGAAAGATGATCATTCTGCCATGGAGTTACTTAAGCATCTCGGGTACCCTCTGCTCATCTGTAACCAAAAATAAAGAGTTCTAGCCTTACAGAATCTGTGGGAGAATAAAATGAGTTAATGTTGgtacttccttgatggtccagtggttaagaatcctccttgcaaatcaggggacataggttccatccttggtccaggaatatcccacatgcctcagagcaactaagcccctgagccTATGAAGCCTGCAAGCCCTAGAGCCATGCTTCACAGGGGAAGCCATTGCAAGGAGAAGGCTTCATACCCTAACAAAGAGTGgctcctgcttgccacaactaaacaAAGcctacatgcagcaatgaagacccactatggtcaaaaaagtaaataaataaaaaattttttaaaaaaagaatccactgtctaatgcaggggacccaggttccatccctggttggggaactaagatcgcatGTGCTGTGAAGTAACTAAGcatgctcactgcagctagagagcccaagctctgcaactagagagaaagcccacaagccacagtgaagacccagtgcagtcctcccctcaaaaaaaaagaagttaaccaTACACAGAaagagttcagtttagtcgctcagttgtgtccaactctttgcaaccccatgcactgcagcacaccaggcttccctgtccatcaccaactgccagagtctacccaaacccatgtccattgagtcggtgataccatccaaccatctcatcctctgtcatccccttctcctcctgccttcaatctttcccagcatcagagtcttttccaatgaatcagttcttcccatcaggtggccaaagttattggagcttcagcttcagcatgagtccttctaataaatattcaggactgatctcctttaggatggactggttggaaatccttgcagtccaagagactctctcagagtcttctccatcaccacagttctaaagcagccattctccacactgttctccatagtggctgcactagtttgcattcccaccaacagtgtaagagggttcccttttctttgatatttggcaaatctaatacagttatgtaaagtttaaaaataaaataaaattaaaaaaaaaaaaaaaaaaaaaaaataaagcagccattctttggcgctcagctttctttatgattcaaaaCAAAAAGAGTTAATGTTTGTCAAGTGCTTTGCAAAGTTAGTTAGTATACAGTGCtataatattataaaagaaatggATTAGGTGTTCTTGGTTTTCTAAGCAGGGATTCTCAGAGATGGGTTTCCTTTGCCCAGGGCTCACTGGCCTGAGAGCTGGGTCAAAGAGGAGGTCACTGGGAAAATGGAGAAGGGCTTTGGCTGGCATCTGGATCAGTGATTGCCCAGCACTGCCTCTCAGGAGCAGTAGCCCTAGGCCCTCAGCTGACTGCtgcccctgcctcctccaggggacgaACGCACCCAGTTTAGAGAGGCGCTCCAGTACTGCCCCAGCCAAAGACTCCCTTGTGCGCCATGCCAAGGGCCTCGACCGGGACACCTTCAAAATTGTGAGTAAGGGGCCAGCCTGGGACCCGTACCCTGTTCCCCACaggtcaggagacctgggtcagaaGCTGGAAGGCCTTAGATCCATAGTTCCTGGCCCCACTGGACACCCTCTTGGGAAGGAAGTGGCCTTCTCACATAACACTGGGTCGGAAGGGCTGCAGCTGGGCCACCTGCTGGCTATGTGGGGCTGTccaactttctcttctttctcctatGGCCCCTCACTTCCCCTGTTGCCTCCTCAGTGTAAAGAATATCTAAGGCCACTGAAGAAGTTCCTGCGTAAGCTGCACCTGCCAAAGGACCTTCCCCAGAAGAAAAAACTGAAGTACATGAAGGAGAGCCTGGTGGTCCTAGGGGACCACATCAACACCTTTCTGCAGCACTACTGCCGAGCCTGGGAAATCAAGCACTGGAAGAAGTAGGACAGCCTCCCTACCCTGACCATGACCCTCTATCCTGGGCAACTCCCTCCAGAATCGAGGTCACTCCTTAGGGAAAATCTAGTCCTTCATCTTAGTGTGGAAGGGTCAGGATCCTGGAGTGAGTGTGGTGAAGAGGGGTGGAGAGAACAGCACCCTCTAGTGACTCAGGGCAGCACTGAATGGATAAAGGACTCTCCTCACCCggggatagttcagttcagttgggttGCTCAGtggtctctttgcaaccccatggactgcagtacgccaggcctccctgtccatcaccaactcctggagtttactcaaactcgtgtacattgagtcgctgatgccatccaaccatctcatcctctgtcatccccttcccctcccaccttcaatctttcccagcatcagggtcttttcaaatgagccagctctttgcatcacgtggccaaagtattggagtatttcagcttcagcatcagtccttccaataaacattcaggactaatctcctttaggatggactggttagatctccttgcagtccaagggactctcaagaatcttctccaacaccatagttcaaaagcatcaattcttcggcactcagctttctttatggtccaactgtcacatccatacatgagcactggaaaaatcatagccttgactagacggacctttgttggcaaagtaatgtctctgcttttgaatatgctgtctaggttggtcataacttttcttccaaggagaaagcgtcttttaatttcatggctgcagtcaccgtctgcggtgattttgaaggtgttagttgctcagtcatgtctgactctgtgtaacccattggctgtagccctccaggctcctctgtccatgggatttcccaggcaagaatactggagtggattgccattccctcctccaggggatcttccaacccagggatcgaacccaggtcacctgcattgcaggcagattctttactatctgagccaccagggaagcccaaacagtgattttggagcccaaaaaaataaagtctgacactgtttccactgtttccccatctatttgccatgaagggatgggaccagatgccaagatcttagttttctgaatgttgagctttaagccaagtttttcactctcctctttcattttcatcaaaaggccctttagttcctcttcactttctgccataagggtggtgtcatctgcatatctgaggttattgatatttctcccggcaatcttgattccagcttgtgcttcctccagcccagcgtttctaatgatgtactctgcatagaagttaaataagcagggtgacaatatacaggcttgacgtactcctttccctattttgaatCGGGGTGGGAGGAGTGGGGGAAAGAACTCTGATAGAATAACTGCTGTATGCTGTGGGGGCTCATCACCAAATACAGGGGATTCAAGGCCTAGAGAATCCTGCCCTCCATGAGCTCAACCAAAAATTCAGGGGGCAGGGGTGGTCCATATCTCCGCGGGTGGTCCTGGCCATAAGGCAGGTGCgggagggagaggggctgggCTCCTCCCCGCTCAGCCTCGGCCCCGCCTCCTTCGGCCTCGGCCCCGCCCCCTCAGCCTCGGCCCCGCCCCCTCAGCCTCGGTTCCCCTCCCTTGCAGGATGCTCTGGCGGTTTGTCTCCCTCTTCTCAGAGCTGGAGGCGAAGCAGCTTCGCAAACTCTACAAGTATACCAAGAACAACCAGACCACCAAGTTCCTGGTGAGGCTCCTCCCTGGCCGGCAGAGGGCTGGGCGGCGTGTTCTTGAATTGTAGGGGGAGGTCTGAGCCTGAAGggctgtgttgttttttttttggccacagcatgtggcatgagggatcttagttcgctgaccagggatggaatctgggcccCCAGGGGTGAAAGTGCGGAATCCTCAACACTGGACTGGCAGGAAATTTCCTTAAGAGCCCTCTGATAGAACAAGTACTCTTTAGTCCTTCCCATGCTCATTGCCTGAGGAAAACTCCACTGCCTCCGGGGTGGGCACAGAGTGGGCTCACGAGGCCAGAGACTCAGCTTCACCCTCCACCTCCACACCCTGAGCAGGAGCAGGGACGTTCCTGAGGAGCCGTGGGTGGGGACGACCCAGGCCAGGCAGAGAGGCATAGCCAGCTTGGGGGAGACTATGGAGACCATTGCAAAGGCCCAGGATAAATATCCTGGGTAGGCTTTGCCCCaaaacagtgattctcaaacatTATAGTCTCAGATCACTTCTCCCCTCTTAATTTTTAtggtgcttagttgctaagttgcatctgactctttgcaaccccatggactgtagcctgacagactccttggtccatgggatttcccaggaaggagtgctggagtgggttgccattgccttctccaggggatcttccgacccacgaatcaaacctgtgtctcctgcattggcatgcatgttctttaccactgggccaccagggaatcccataacCCCCCAAAATGTGTTCATATAGTTTACATCTGTTGATATTTGCCCTACTAGAAATTAAAgctaaagaaaaaattcaaaatatgtacCTGCTAATCATTTAAAATCAAGGAGCCCattatattttaacataatttttatgAGAGATAactgtattttccaaaacaaatttAGCGAGAGGAGTGACATTGCTTTCTATTTTTGCAGATCTCTTTAGTGTCTAGCTTAATAGAAGACACTTGGCTTCTCATATCTGCTTTTGCTCAGTCTCTTACGATATAATGATTTGGTACATAAGAAAATCCAGCCTcctactgatatatatatatatatatatatatatataaaattattaatagaaaGGAGAGTAGTATTTTATTAGCGTTTTCAGATAAAGGTGAATATTTTTTGACACCAAAACTCAGCAAGTGGCAGTTACTTAACTGCAATGTTGACTCTGAAACCATATCAATGAATGTTGTCTATTAAGCTGTTTGTTTTCGTTTTTTTTACCACATCACacagcaggatcttagttccctgaccaggactgaacccatgcttcctgcagagcaagtgcagagtcctaaccactggaccatcagggaattccttcaatgaatgttttaaaatagactttttttcaaaaagcagttttaggtttatagaaTAATTGAGGGTAAAGCACAGAGTTCCCATATTTACCCTTTCCTGTTTTccttattggggcttccctggtgcatTGGAGAGGCATATTCGTATCTTTGATGAGCCAATATGGATACACTGTTAATAAATAATGTCCATGGTTTACATTAAGGTGCATTCCTTGTTTTGTACATTCTGTAGGTTTTGACAAATATACAgtaacatgtatccaccattacagtGGACAAAGGAagtttcattgccctaaaaatccccagtgctctgcctattcatcccctccttctcccctcacggagaaggcaatggcaccccgctccagtactcttgcctggaaaatcccatggatggaggagcctggaaggctgcagtacatggggtcgcggagagtcagacacgactgagcgacttcactttctcttttcactttcacacattggagaaggaaatggcaacccactccagtgttc is part of the Bubalus kerabau isolate K-KA32 ecotype Philippines breed swamp buffalo chromosome 4, PCC_UOA_SB_1v2, whole genome shotgun sequence genome and harbors:
- the CHCT1 gene encoding CHD1 helical C-terminal domain containing protein 1, translated to MARERPGKTVRQQVLADGALTPAVEDGGERGPNRVEKTGPGPRKQEGTGQERVSSDPKKMLVRTSPLERRGESTSPLYACGLASPEGDAGGKSQAGRTPTRTSALPLMAAEPSSECHSLSHRGQGDPGSAAMKPISAPVEMEASDGQAYEREKPLEQGTNAPSLERRSSTAPAKDSLVRHAKGLDRDTFKICKEYLRPLKKFLRKLHLPKDLPQKKKLKYMKESLVVLGDHINTFLQHYCRAWEIKHWKKMLWRFVSLFSELEAKQLRKLYKYTKNNQTTKFLMAFCPLDAPESSLLVDQEDSLPKLCTAWGLRSHLNGMKERLSKLQAPGHPACLLKELRARSPCRRGSKLPGEPKLKRRRIKEAPDTPETCL